TGCATTTACAGGTTCAGTCCCGTGGTCTCCGGGAAACCCAGCATCAAATTCATGTTCTGCACCGCCGCGCCGCTGGCCCCCTTGCCCAAGTTGTCAAAGAGGGCGGTGACGGTCGTGTGGGTCTCGTTCCCGCACACCACCAGCGTCAGCGTGTCCCGGCCTGCCAAGGTGTTGGCGGCCAGCATGGGGGTCTCTCCGCCCAAGGGCGCCACATGGATGAAAGCCTGGTCTCGGTAGTAATCCGCCAACGTCTCCCAAACCGCCTTCGCACTCTTGCCGCAGGAGAGCAGGTCGTTGTGGAGGGAGATCGTGGTGGCCATGCCCTTGTAGTAGTCGTCTACAACCGGGCTAAACACCGGCGGGCGGGTCAGGCCGCAGCGAAGCTGCATCTCCGGCAGGTGCTTGTGGCGGAGGTTCAGCCCATAGATCCGGGGGCTGTACAGCGCCCCGCCCTTCTCGCCCTCATATTCCGCGATCATCTTCTTGCCGCCGCCGGAGTAACCGGTGAGGGAGAAGCAGGTCAGGGGGTAGTCCTTTGGGAGCACCCCCATGGCCGACAAGGGGTAGACGCTGGAGATGAAGCCGGTGGCGTGACAGCCGGGGTTGCTGACCCGCTTGCTCTTGCAGATCAGCGCGCGGTGGAGCTGGGACAGCTCCGGAAAGCCGTAGGCCCAGTCCTGCGCGGTGCGGTGGGCAGTGGAGGCGTCGATGATGCGGGTCGCCGGATTCTCCACCATGCTTACCGCCTCCCGGGCAGCGTCGTCCGGCAGGCACAAAAACACCAGGTCCGCTTCGTTGAGGAATTTCTTCCGCTCCGCCGGGTCCTTGCGCTTATCCTCGTCGATGAGCAGCAGCTCAATGTCCGCCCGGGCCGCCAGACGGTCGTAAATCTGGAGGCCGGTGGTGCCCTCCTTGCCGTCAATATATACCTTGGGTTTCATGGGGCCTCTCTCCTTATTTGGAACGGGCCTTGATGAAGGCCGTGATTTCCTCAATCTGCCGCTTTGTCTCGCTGACAGCGGGTCCGCCGTAGCTCCCTCGCAGGGCCATGCAGTTCTCCAGATTCAGTGCGTCATAGACATCCGATTCAAAGAGGTCCGACACCTCCCGCAGCTCCTCCAACGTCAGCTCCTCCAGGGTCTTGCCTTTTTGCCCGCAGGCGGCCACCAGCTGCCCCACCACTGTGTAGGCATCCCGGAAGGGCATACCCTTTTTCGTGAGATAGTCGGCGCAGTCGGTAGCGTTGATAAAGCCCTTTCCCGCCGCTGCGCGCATGTTGTCGGTGTGGACGGTCATGGTGTCCAGCATGGCGGCGAACACCGGCAGGCACATCTCCACTGTGTCCACGGCGTCAAATACCGGCTCCTTGTCCTCCTGCATGTCCTTGTTATAGGCCAGGGGCAGGCCCTTCATCACCGTCAGCAGGCTCATGAGATCGCCGTACACCCGGCCTGTCTTGCCCCGGACCAGCTCCGCCACGTCCGGGTTCTTCTTCTGGGGCATGATGGAGCTACCGGTGGCGTAAGCGTCGTCCAGCTCGATGAACTTGAATTCCCAGCTGCACCAGAGGATGATCTCCTCGGAAAAACGGGACAGGTGCATCATCAAAATGGAGAGGGCCGAGAGCAGCTCCAGCGCGTAGTCCCGGTCGGAGACGCCGTCCAGGGAGTTGCCCATGGGGGCTTCAAAGCCCAGCGCCTTCGCGGTCTGATGGCGGTCGATGGGATAGGTGGTCCCTGCCAGAGCGCCGCTTCCCAGAGGGCACTCGTTCAGTCGCTCCGCACAGTCCTCCAGCCGGGTGACGTCCCGTCGGAACATAGCGGCGTAGGCCAAGAGGTGCTGGGCAAAGGAGATGGGCTGTGCCCGCTGCAAATGGGTGTACCCCGGCATGACGGCGGTCTGGTACTTCCCGGCCTGCCGGCACAGCACCTCCATCAGGCCTAGAATTTCCCCCGTAATCACGGGAATCTGCTCCCGCACATACATCCGAAAGTCCAGCGCCACCTGATCGTTTCGAGACCGGGCGGTGTGGAGCCGCTTGCCGGCCTCACCGATGCGGGCGGTGAGCAGGGCCTCCACGTTCATATGAATATCCTCATTGTCAGCGGTGAAGGCGATTTTCCCCGCCTCTGCGTCGGCCAGGATGCCTCGCAGCCCCTGGATAATGGCGTCGGTGTCCTCCCGGGAGATGATTCCCCGGTCCGCCAGCATGGCGGCATGGGCCATGGAACCGGTGATATCCTCCTTGTACAGCCGCTGGTCAAAGGAGATCGATGCGTTCAGTTCATTTACAAGGGCGTCGGTGTCCTTGCCGAAGCGCCCAGACCAGAGTTTCATCGTGCTCGTTCCTTTCATCCAAGAGACGGGACGAAGATGCTTCCCCGTCCCGCTCCCGTATTTTCTATCGTCATGTTGAAACGTTCCCGCCATTTTTTGATCATGTTCTGCGGGACATATTCCTGTTGAACATCCCCCAGTCTCGGCAAGCCCAGATGGGCGATTGCCTGGAACGCCGCCCGTGAAGATCGCTCACTGGCATGGAGGCCCCTCGGGAGATCAGAGCTTTCCCTGCTCCCGCAGCGCCAGCACCGTGTCGGGCAGGCCCCAGAGGTTGATGAAGCCCGTGGCGTTGGTCTGATCGTAGGAACTCTCGTTGAATGTCACCAGCTCCTCGGAATACAGGGAATCCGGAGAGGTGATGGAGGAGGTGATGATATTGCCCTTGTAGA
This genomic window from Pusillibacter faecalis contains:
- the argC gene encoding N-acetyl-gamma-glutamyl-phosphate reductase; translated protein: MKPKVYIDGKEGTTGLQIYDRLAARADIELLLIDEDKRKDPAERKKFLNEADLVFLCLPDDAAREAVSMVENPATRIIDASTAHRTAQDWAYGFPELSQLHRALICKSKRVSNPGCHATGFISSVYPLSAMGVLPKDYPLTCFSLTGYSGGGKKMIAEYEGEKGGALYSPRIYGLNLRHKHLPEMQLRCGLTRPPVFSPVVDDYYKGMATTISLHNDLLSCGKSAKAVWETLADYYRDQAFIHVAPLGGETPMLAANTLAGRDTLTLVVCGNETHTTVTALFDNLGKGASGAAVQNMNLMLGFPETTGLNL
- the argH gene encoding argininosuccinate lyase; the protein is MKLWSGRFGKDTDALVNELNASISFDQRLYKEDITGSMAHAAMLADRGIISREDTDAIIQGLRGILADAEAGKIAFTADNEDIHMNVEALLTARIGEAGKRLHTARSRNDQVALDFRMYVREQIPVITGEILGLMEVLCRQAGKYQTAVMPGYTHLQRAQPISFAQHLLAYAAMFRRDVTRLEDCAERLNECPLGSGALAGTTYPIDRHQTAKALGFEAPMGNSLDGVSDRDYALELLSALSILMMHLSRFSEEIILWCSWEFKFIELDDAYATGSSIMPQKKNPDVAELVRGKTGRVYGDLMSLLTVMKGLPLAYNKDMQEDKEPVFDAVDTVEMCLPVFAAMLDTMTVHTDNMRAAAGKGFINATDCADYLTKKGMPFRDAYTVVGQLVAACGQKGKTLEELTLEELREVSDLFESDVYDALNLENCMALRGSYGGPAVSETKRQIEEITAFIKARSK